A part of bacterium genomic DNA contains:
- the larE gene encoding ATP-dependent sacrificial sulfur transferase LarE yields MQNKLKHLKEVLQKMEGVLIAYSGGVDSTLLLYLASKECKNALAVIASSPLYPRKETEQAKINAENFGVEYLVIETDELEDPKFIENSTQRCYFCKRGLFLRLKDIAKERELNYVIDGTNFDDTNDFRPGIKAQEEFGVRSPLKETKLTKQEIRTLSKKLKLSTWNKPGFACLASRFPYGEKITKEKLKRVALSEEFLLSLGFKQLRVRSHNSIARIELEKKEMKKALRLKDEISKNLKAFGFSYITLDLTGYRTGSMNEIIL; encoded by the coding sequence ATGCAAAATAAGTTAAAGCATCTAAAAGAGGTCTTGCAAAAAATGGAGGGGGTTTTGATTGCTTATTCAGGTGGCGTTGATTCAACCCTTCTTCTTTATCTTGCAAGCAAGGAATGCAAAAATGCACTTGCTGTTATAGCAAGCTCTCCATTGTATCCTAGAAAGGAAACAGAACAAGCTAAAATAAATGCAGAGAATTTTGGGGTAGAATATTTGGTAATCGAAACAGATGAGCTAGAAGACCCAAAATTTATAGAAAATTCAACCCAGAGGTGCTACTTTTGTAAAAGAGGGTTATTTTTAAGGCTTAAAGATATTGCCAAAGAGAGGGAATTAAATTATGTCATTGATGGGACAAACTTTGATGATACAAATGATTTTAGACCAGGCATAAAAGCACAAGAGGAATTTGGAGTAAGAAGCCCTTTAAAAGAGACAAAGCTTACCAAGCAGGAGATTAGAACCCTTTCAAAAAAGCTTAAGCTTTCTACCTGGAATAAACCAGGGTTTGCCTGCCTTGCCTCAAGGTTTCCCTATGGAGAGAAAATAACAAAAGAGAAATTAAAAAGGGTAGCCTTGTCAGAGGAATTTTTATTAAGCCTTGGTTTTAAACAATTAAGGGTAAGGTCTCACAATAGCATTGCAAGGATAGAGCTAGAAAAAAAAGAGATGAAAAAGGCTTTAAGGCTAAAGGATGAGATTTCAAAAAATCTTAAGGCATTTGGATTTTCTTATATAACCCTTGACCTTACTGGATA